The sequence below is a genomic window from Photobacterium atrarenae.
CCTTTCTCGCCCTGGCTGATCTTAATCTGGCTGGTGAGTCCCTGGAAGGCAATCATCGCCTTGCGCTGCTCGGCCTGATCGGCACTACGGTAGGCGCCGCATTGCATCAGGTAAGGCCGGGTCGGCTTTTCCTGCTGCTTGGCTTCGACTTTCACTTCTTTATTTTCCAGCTCTTCGATATAGCGCCATTTTTCTTCCGGTTTTGGCGGCAGGGATGTTTGCGGCTTCGGCGCAGGTTTTGGCGCTGGCTTGGGGACCGGTTTCGGCGCCGGTTTGGGCTGGGGTGCTGTTGCGGGTTCGGGGGCCGGGCTGGTCGACAGGAAATACAGGCCATAGCCCAGGGCACTGACCAGGCACAGCGCGATCAACGCCCATTTGAACGGAAAACCGCCGGAGGCCGGCGCCTTGCGAGTATTGCGAGTCGACTTTTTTGGCGCTCGCCCACGTTTGACATAATCTTTGGTGGCCACAGTCAGGATCTGTATCAACGGAAATAGGAATGGGCGTTATGGTACAAAGTTGCGCCGGGACTGACCAGTGGCAGGAGTCAATCCGGCGTGTAAGCCGGGATGCGTTTGAGTGTTTTTTGTGAGCTTATGCCCAAAACATAAGCTCACAGTGGATGTTGGTGCCCAGTTTAGGCGGCAGGGGGCGCCGCACTTTCCCGGATCACTAGCTTGGCATCGAGCAGGCGCGAACCGGAGTTGATGTCTTTGCCCTGGAGGATATCGAGCAGCATCAGCATGGACTGGCGGCCGATCTCATAGCGCGGCTGGGAGACGGTGGTCAGCGGCGGATCGCAGTACTCGGCGAACTGAATGTCGTCGAAACCGACAATCGACAGGTCTTGCGGGACCCGAAAGCCCAGGCGCTTGGCTTGCTGCATCGCGCCGATAGCCATCACGTCGT
It includes:
- a CDS encoding SPOR domain-containing protein; amino-acid sequence: MATKDYVKRGRAPKKSTRNTRKAPASGGFPFKWALIALCLVSALGYGLYFLSTSPAPEPATAPQPKPAPKPVPKPAPKPAPKPQTSLPPKPEEKWRYIEELENKEVKVEAKQQEKPTRPYLMQCGAYRSADQAEQRKAMIAFQGLTSQIKISQGEKGRWYRVILGPYPQKRKAESDRNQLRRAGIEPCAIWFWE